A single genomic interval of Spinacia oleracea cultivar Varoflay chromosome 6, BTI_SOV_V1, whole genome shotgun sequence harbors:
- the LOC110801808 gene encoding uncharacterized protein At4g22758 has product MRRNFSDNKMIMSSYSHSYSGEMKKSGSSNKKGNCFECRKGGFDNSSSNKRLLVIVNVLGSAGPLRFLVNEEDVVCGVIDSALKLYAKEGRLPVMGSDSNKFLLYCSHAASDALSPWDEIGSCGGRNFVLCKKPEQESNMTEARSHMISQKRGGSWRTWLNKSLSLKI; this is encoded by the exons ATGAGGAGGAACTTTTCAGATAATAAGATGATCATGAGCTCCTACTCGCACTCTTACTCGGGGGAGATGAAGAAGAGCGGTTCTAGTAACAAGAAGGGAAACTGTTTTGAGTGTCGAAAGGGAGGTTTCGACAACAGTAGTAGCAACAAACGGTTGTTGGTAATTGTGAATGTGTTAGGAAGTGCAGGGCCTTTGAGGTTTCTAGTAAATGAGGAAGATGTTGTTTGTGGAGTTATTGACAGTGCTTTGAAGTTGTATGCTAAGGAAGGTCGTCTTCCTGTTATGGGTTCTGATTCTAACAAGTTTCTTCTTTACTGTTCCCATGCTGCTTCTGATG CGTTGAGCCCATGGGACGAGATAGGATCATGTGGAGGGAGGAACTTTGTGTTGTGCAAGAAGCCGGAGCAGGAATCAAACATGACTGAAGCAAGATCACACATGATTTCACAAAAACGGGGTGGGAGTTGGAGAACCTGGCTCAACAAATCCTTAagtttaaaaatataa